From one Streptomyces mobaraensis genomic stretch:
- a CDS encoding type I polyketide synthase: MVSQEKLVDYLKRVSADLHATRQRLREAEERDREPVAVVQMACRYPGGVRTPEELWDLVAAGGHGLGAFPGNRGWDLDRLFHPDPDHPGTTYASEGGFLHDADLFDPEFFGISPREAQVLDPQQRLLLECAWEALERAGIDPRSLEGSRTGVYAGAALPGFGTPHIDPEAEGHLVTGNAPSVLSGRLAYTFGLEGPAVTVDTACSSSLVAVHLAAHALRRRECDLALAGGVTVMTTPYVFTEFSRQRGLAADGRCKPFAAAADGTAFSEGAGLLVLERLSDARRNGHEVLAVIRGSAVNQDGASNGLTAPNGPSQQRVIRAALAGARLSPAEVDAVEAHGTGTKLGDPIEAQALLATYGQERHEERPLWLGSVKSNIGHTQGAAGAAGLIKMILALRHQTLPPTLNVDRPTPHADWESGGVRLLTEPVAWPRGERIRRAGVSSFGISGTNAHLILEEPPADDTGETEGEPAAGAPAAATARDARPPLPWLLSARTAPALRAQADALAGHLAGHEDASPADVGGTLLRRSLFEHRAVVLGADRAERAGALAALATGRTHLALVTGTGPARTGDTAFLFTGQGSQRPGMGAGLHRASGVFAEALDEVCAHLDPLLEQPLRDTLFAEPGTEQAASLHRTGVTQAALFALETALYRLVTSLGVTPSHLTGHSVGEITAAHAAGVLSLPDACALVAARGRLMQALPAGGAMLAVQAAETDVLPLLAGREDHLSLAAVNGPTAVVVSGAERAVAELEETLRGRGHKTKRLNVSHAFHSPLIEPMLDEFRRVAEGLTFHAPEIPVVSNLTGELAGPELLTDADYWVRHVRQPVRFHDGLRTLHSQGVVRYLELGPDPVLAAMVQDCVPAPATPDAEPRPVVAATLRSGHDEDRTLLTALATLHVDGQPVDFGPLFPDRTAQLPLPTYRFQRRRYWRPTPDAAAPARAADLAETGHPLLPAVIRQADGGLLLAGRLSLRTHPWLADHAIAGSVPLPGTAFVELALLAGRHVGCDTVEDLTLETPLLLDDTGTVSVQLAVGAPDTSGRRTLTVHARPADDAGDLDTDPDGTHGWRRHATGALAAAETGAPTAVETGEPVTAGNGALTAGGTGTSATAETGTLTTAEAGASPATDTAPWPPADATPLDVDALYARLDEQGYSYGPAFRAVRAAWRHGDDLYADVRLDDEQLADAAQFTLHPALLDAALHAVDELYGTGDDTSPVRLPFSFGRVRHHATGATRLRVRLSGQGDDRLKLTLTDPDGALVATVDSLRLRLIPADRWRSARPAGTPLHHMAWQPLTLPADEPATGTWAVLGAEATDLGVQETDLLPGTPYENLAALAAAVAEGAPVPDLVLAPVPPTAPGDIPARTHAHAHATLNLLRDWLAADALAPARLVILTTGAVAAHPDDAPADLVTAPLWGLVRAAQAEQPGRILLLDIDHDAATHRALPVAVTAATSQDETEVALRAGTALVPRLAVTNPGTGSGPQPEGDAATESAPHADGTRPDPAVRRRLDPEGTVLVTGGTGGLGRATARHLATAHGARHLLLVSRRGETAEGLADLRSELTAQGVDVRVAACDITDPDALTRLLDGIPADHPLTAVVHTAGVIDDTLVTAMTPGQLDAVLAPKVDAAWRLHELTRDLDLAAFVLFSSGASVLGNGGQANYAAANAFLNALAAHRRAHGLAATSMAWGLWESASGGMAARLADTDRARIRRTGVAALTDEQALALFDAALNGPHPTVLATRFDRSVLHGLAAAHTLPAALRGLVRAPRPRAAAAATGEATEPTSWSARLAALSSADRDRALGDLIREQIATVLAHPSPQTLELGRAFNELGFDSLTALELRNRLSTATGIRLPATLIFDYPTPDALVRHLRTHLSDSAPATPQPAVRRTATDDEPIAIIGMACRYPGGVTSPEELWQLVATGTDAIGPFPEDRGWNVTGLHDPDPDRVGHSYAREGGFLYDAARFDAGFFGISPREAAATDPQQRLLLECAWHAFEDAGIDPATVRGTPCGVITGIMYDDYGSRFLDRKPDGYEGRIMTGSTPSVASGRVAYTFGLEGPAITVDTACSSSLVAMHLAADALRRGECTLALAGGATVMATPNTFVEFSRQRGLAPDGRCKPFAATADGTGWGEGAGLVLLERLSDARRNGHKVLAVLRGSAVNQDGASNGMTAPNGPSQERVIRAALAAADQSPELIDAVEAHGTGTTLGDPIEAQALLATYGQERDEDRPLWLGSVKSNIGHTQAAAGVAGVIKMVMALRHELLPATLHVDEPTPHVEWSSGAVRLLTEPVPWKRGERPRRAGVSSFGISGTNAHVILEEAPAEVPDEGAPEPVPGAVVPWIVSGRTANALREQARRLGAFASESSSLLDVGWSLATSRAAFEHRAVVVGRDVGQAVAGLEALAAGEVSADVVSGVAGSPGAGPVLVFPGQGSQWVGMGARLLDESPVFAARIAECERALSPYVDWSLTEVLCGNGEALSRVEVVQPVLWAVMVSLAAVWAEYGVKPAAVIGHSQGEMAAAVVAGALSLEDAARVVAVRSDALRRLAGRGAMASLGVGRELAEEFIDGHAGVGIAAVNGPSSTVVSGPPEQVAAVVAEAEAQGHRARLIDVDYASHGPQVDEIADLLAERLGGVEPLATDTAFYSTVTAGRIDTATLTSGYWITNLRQQVRFADTVEALLADGYRVFIEASPHPVLNLGMEETIEQADVTATVVPTLRRDHGDAVQLTHSVARAFTAGADVDWRRFFPTDPAPRTVDLPTYAFQHDHYWLEAPSRLTGDPADLGMASSGHPFLAASVELADSDGYLLTGRLTGEVSSWLAEHVVGGAALVPGAALVEWALRAGDEAGCSVVEELTLRAPLVLPASGGLSVQVAVGAADERGRRDVRVHSRPDRPDSGAWVCHAVGVLSPEPALPSGELKGQWPPADAEVVDVADFYTRAAEAGYGYGPAFQGVRALWRQGGDLLAEVELPEKAGDAGAFGIHPALLDAALHPLLLIDRPEDGTMWLPFAWSGVSLHAEQATRLRVRLSPRGESADRDLRVTLADGTGAPVLDVESLTLRAADPAQLSAAARGGVDGLYAVEWMPLPVPEREAPDGSSWVALGEGVALGDAVRSGDDAPWAVVAPVEADGDGLATAERALSLVQEFLAAPGLADSRLLLVTRGAVATVPGADVDPAAASVWGLVRSAQSENPDRLVLVDTDGGDLPQAALRHLVEDRDESQLALRDGAVLVPRLVPAGAPVELVPPAGAPVWRLGTAGTATVESLSVVEAPEALAPLEPGQVRISVRAAGINFRDVLIALGMYPDKGTFAGSEGAGYVVEVGPGVTGLAVGDRVMGLFEGAFAPMAIADARMVVPVPEGWSLQEAAAVPVVFLTAWYGLVDLGRLKAGESLLIHAGTGGVGMAATQIARHLGAEVYATASPAKHAVLEEMGIDAAHRASSRDLDFEHTLREATGGRGMDVVLHSLAGEFTDASLRLLAEGGRMVDMGKTDKRDPDRVAADHAGAWYRAFDLVPHAGPDRIGEMLAEMGELFASGVLRPLPVTAWPLGRAREAFRFMSQAKHTGKLALEIPAGLEPEGTVLITGGTGVLGGAVAEHLVRTWGVRHLILAGRRGAEAPGATELVEKLGDLGGSATVVAADVSDPGSVAELIGAVDPAHPLTGVVHAAGVLDDAVVTAQTPESLARVWAGKAAAAHHLHEATRHLSLGLFAVFSSAAATLGSPGQANYAAANAYCDALIQHRRAAGLPGLSVGWGLWETASDMTGHLGETDLARMKRTGFTPLTTERGLALLDAARAHGSPHLVAVDLDTRTVAGRPAGSRPVLLRALAATAPGGRDRRPTAATGAASGDGLADRLAGLPAPERHRLLLDIVRGNVAGVLGHTDRDTIRPDTSFKELGFDSLTAVELRNRLSAATGLKLPATLVFDYPESAALVDHLLTLLSPDGAPAPLKDAADPVLNDLGRIESGLDALALDDEARGRITRRLNALLTKLNGGDRATTGTTELDALDGVSDDEMFALIDREL; the protein is encoded by the coding sequence TCGGTGACCCGATCGAGGCGCAGGCACTCCTCGCGACGTACGGTCAGGAACGCCACGAGGAACGGCCGTTGTGGCTCGGCTCGGTGAAGTCCAACATCGGCCACACCCAGGGCGCGGCCGGAGCGGCCGGTCTCATCAAGATGATCCTGGCGCTGCGCCACCAGACGCTGCCGCCCACCCTGAACGTCGACCGGCCGACCCCGCACGCCGACTGGGAGTCCGGCGGGGTGCGCCTCCTCACCGAGCCGGTCGCCTGGCCGCGCGGGGAGCGGATCCGCCGGGCGGGCGTCTCGTCGTTCGGCATCTCGGGCACGAACGCGCACCTGATCCTGGAGGAGCCGCCGGCGGACGACACCGGGGAGACCGAAGGCGAGCCGGCCGCGGGTGCTCCCGCCGCCGCGACCGCCCGGGACGCCCGCCCGCCGCTGCCCTGGCTCCTCTCCGCCCGCACCGCCCCCGCCCTGCGCGCCCAGGCCGACGCCCTCGCCGGGCACCTCGCCGGCCACGAGGACGCCTCCCCGGCCGACGTCGGCGGCACCCTGCTGCGCCGCTCCCTCTTCGAACACCGCGCCGTGGTGCTCGGCGCGGACCGGGCCGAGCGCGCCGGAGCCCTGGCCGCGCTGGCCACCGGCCGCACCCACCTGGCCCTCGTCACCGGCACCGGCCCGGCCCGCACCGGAGACACCGCCTTCCTCTTCACCGGGCAGGGCAGCCAGCGCCCGGGCATGGGCGCCGGCCTCCACCGCGCCTCCGGCGTGTTCGCCGAGGCCCTGGACGAGGTCTGCGCCCACCTGGACCCGCTGCTCGAACAGCCGCTGCGCGACACCCTGTTCGCCGAGCCGGGCACCGAGCAGGCCGCCTCCCTCCACCGCACCGGCGTCACCCAGGCCGCCCTGTTCGCCCTCGAAACGGCGCTGTACCGGCTGGTCACCTCCCTCGGCGTCACCCCGAGCCACCTGACCGGCCACTCGGTCGGCGAGATCACCGCCGCGCACGCGGCCGGAGTGCTCTCCCTCCCGGACGCCTGCGCGCTGGTCGCCGCCCGGGGCCGGCTGATGCAGGCCCTCCCCGCGGGCGGCGCGATGCTCGCCGTCCAGGCGGCCGAGACCGACGTCCTCCCGCTGCTCGCGGGCCGCGAGGACCACCTCTCGCTCGCCGCCGTCAACGGCCCCACCGCCGTCGTCGTGTCCGGCGCCGAGCGGGCCGTCGCCGAACTCGAAGAGACCCTGCGCGGACGCGGGCACAAGACCAAGCGCCTCAACGTCAGCCACGCCTTCCACTCGCCCCTGATCGAGCCGATGCTGGACGAGTTCCGGCGCGTCGCGGAAGGACTCACCTTCCACGCGCCGGAGATCCCCGTCGTCTCCAACCTCACCGGCGAGCTCGCCGGACCCGAACTCCTCACCGACGCCGACTACTGGGTGCGTCACGTCCGGCAGCCGGTGCGCTTCCACGACGGACTGCGCACGCTCCACTCCCAAGGGGTCGTGCGCTACCTGGAGTTGGGTCCCGACCCGGTCCTCGCCGCCATGGTCCAGGACTGCGTCCCGGCCCCCGCGACGCCCGACGCGGAGCCCCGGCCCGTCGTCGCCGCCACCCTCCGCTCCGGCCACGACGAGGACCGCACCCTGCTGACGGCCCTCGCCACGCTCCACGTCGACGGGCAGCCGGTCGACTTCGGCCCCCTCTTCCCCGACCGCACAGCCCAACTGCCCCTGCCCACCTACCGCTTCCAGCGCCGCCGCTACTGGCGCCCCACCCCGGACGCCGCCGCCCCGGCCCGCGCCGCCGACCTCGCCGAGACCGGCCACCCCCTGCTGCCCGCCGTCATCCGGCAGGCCGACGGCGGCCTGCTCCTCGCCGGGCGCCTCTCCCTGCGCACCCACCCCTGGCTCGCCGACCACGCCATCGCCGGGAGCGTCCCGCTGCCCGGCACCGCCTTCGTCGAACTCGCCCTGCTCGCCGGGCGCCACGTCGGCTGCGACACGGTCGAAGACCTGACGCTGGAAACCCCACTGCTGCTCGACGACACCGGCACCGTCAGCGTCCAGCTCGCCGTCGGCGCCCCGGACACCTCCGGCCGCCGCACCCTGACCGTCCACGCCCGCCCCGCCGACGACGCCGGGGACCTCGACACGGACCCGGACGGCACCCACGGCTGGCGCCGCCACGCCACCGGCGCGCTGGCCGCGGCGGAGACCGGTGCGCCGACGGCGGTCGAGACCGGCGAGCCGGTCACGGCTGGGAACGGTGCCCTGACGGCGGGCGGGACGGGCACGTCGGCCACGGCCGAGACGGGCACCCTGACCACGGCCGAGGCCGGCGCCTCGCCCGCCACCGACACCGCACCCTGGCCGCCCGCCGACGCCACCCCCCTCGACGTCGACGCGCTGTACGCCCGCCTCGACGAGCAGGGCTACAGCTACGGGCCCGCCTTCCGCGCCGTCCGCGCCGCCTGGCGGCACGGCGACGACCTGTACGCCGACGTCCGCCTGGACGACGAACAGCTGGCCGACGCCGCACAGTTCACGCTCCACCCCGCGCTTCTGGACGCCGCCCTGCACGCCGTCGACGAGCTCTACGGCACCGGCGACGACACCTCACCGGTGCGCCTCCCGTTCTCCTTCGGCCGGGTACGCCACCACGCCACCGGCGCGACCCGGCTGCGGGTCCGCCTCAGCGGCCAGGGCGACGACCGGCTGAAGCTGACCCTCACCGACCCCGACGGCGCGCTCGTCGCCACCGTCGACTCGCTCCGGCTGCGGCTGATCCCCGCCGACCGCTGGCGCTCCGCCCGGCCCGCCGGGACACCCCTGCACCACATGGCGTGGCAGCCGCTCACGCTGCCGGCCGACGAGCCGGCCACCGGCACCTGGGCCGTGCTCGGCGCCGAGGCGACGGATCTCGGAGTCCAGGAGACGGACCTCCTCCCCGGCACGCCCTACGAGAACCTCGCCGCGCTGGCGGCGGCCGTCGCGGAGGGCGCCCCCGTCCCCGACCTCGTCCTCGCCCCCGTCCCGCCCACCGCCCCCGGCGACATCCCCGCCCGGACGCACGCCCACGCGCACGCCACCCTGAACCTGCTGCGTGACTGGCTCGCCGCGGACGCCCTCGCCCCGGCCCGGCTCGTCATCCTCACCACGGGCGCGGTCGCCGCCCACCCCGACGACGCCCCTGCCGACCTGGTCACCGCCCCCCTGTGGGGCCTGGTCCGCGCGGCCCAGGCCGAACAGCCGGGCAGGATCCTGCTGTTGGACATCGACCATGACGCCGCCACCCACCGAGCCCTGCCCGTCGCCGTGACGGCCGCGACATCCCAGGACGAGACGGAAGTGGCCCTGCGCGCGGGCACCGCCCTGGTGCCGCGCCTCGCCGTGACGAACCCCGGCACGGGCAGCGGCCCGCAGCCGGAGGGCGATGCCGCCACGGAGAGCGCCCCGCACGCCGACGGCACCCGGCCGGACCCCGCCGTACGGCGACGCCTCGACCCGGAGGGCACCGTCCTCGTCACCGGCGGCACCGGCGGCCTCGGCCGGGCCACCGCCCGCCACCTGGCCACCGCACACGGAGCCCGCCACCTGCTGCTCGTCAGCCGGCGCGGCGAGACCGCCGAGGGACTCGCGGACCTGCGGAGCGAACTGACCGCCCAAGGCGTCGACGTCCGCGTCGCGGCCTGCGACATCACCGACCCCGACGCGCTGACCCGGCTCCTGGACGGCATCCCCGCGGACCACCCGCTGACCGCCGTCGTCCACACCGCGGGCGTCATCGACGACACCCTCGTCACCGCGATGACCCCCGGGCAGCTCGACGCCGTGCTGGCCCCCAAGGTCGACGCGGCCTGGCGCCTCCACGAACTGACCCGGGACCTGGACCTCGCCGCGTTCGTCCTCTTCTCCTCCGGCGCCTCCGTCCTGGGCAACGGCGGCCAGGCCAACTACGCCGCCGCCAACGCCTTTCTCAACGCCCTGGCCGCACACCGCCGCGCCCACGGCCTCGCCGCCACCTCCATGGCCTGGGGGCTGTGGGAGTCCGCGAGCGGCGGCATGGCCGCACGGCTCGCCGACACCGACCGCGCCCGCATCCGCCGCACCGGCGTGGCCGCGCTCACCGACGAACAGGCCCTCGCCCTCTTCGACGCGGCCCTGAACGGCCCGCACCCCACCGTCCTCGCCACCCGCTTCGACCGGTCCGTCCTGCACGGCCTGGCCGCCGCCCACACCCTGCCCGCCGCCCTGCGCGGTCTCGTCCGCGCTCCCCGGCCCCGGGCCGCCGCAGCCGCCACCGGCGAAGCAACCGAGCCGACCTCATGGAGCGCCCGCCTGGCCGCGCTCTCCTCCGCCGACCGCGACCGCGCCCTCGGCGACCTGATCCGCGAGCAGATCGCTACCGTCCTGGCCCATCCCTCACCCCAGACCCTCGAACTCGGCCGCGCCTTCAATGAGTTGGGATTCGACTCACTGACCGCCCTGGAACTCCGCAACCGCCTCTCCACGGCCACCGGCATCCGGCTCCCCGCCACCCTGATCTTCGACTATCCCACCCCCGACGCCCTCGTCCGCCATCTGCGCACCCACCTGTCCGACAGCGCCCCCGCCACCCCCCAGCCGGCGGTACGCCGCACCGCCACCGACGACGAGCCCATCGCCATCATCGGCATGGCCTGCCGCTACCCCGGCGGCGTCACCTCCCCCGAGGAGCTCTGGCAGCTCGTCGCCACCGGCACGGACGCCATCGGCCCCTTCCCCGAGGACCGGGGCTGGAACGTGACCGGCCTCCACGACCCCGACCCGGACCGGGTCGGCCACAGCTACGCCCGGGAAGGCGGATTCCTCTACGACGCGGCCCGGTTCGACGCGGGCTTCTTCGGCATCAGCCCGCGCGAGGCCGCCGCCACCGACCCCCAGCAACGACTGCTCCTCGAATGCGCCTGGCACGCCTTCGAAGACGCCGGCATCGACCCCGCCACCGTGCGCGGCACCCCGTGCGGCGTCATCACCGGGATCATGTACGACGACTACGGGTCCCGCTTCCTCGACCGCAAACCGGACGGTTACGAGGGCCGCATCATGACCGGCAGCACACCCAGCGTCGCCTCCGGCCGGGTCGCCTACACCTTCGGCCTCGAAGGCCCCGCCATCACCGTCGACACCGCCTGCTCCTCCTCCCTCGTGGCGATGCACCTCGCGGCCGACGCCCTGCGGCGCGGCGAATGCACTCTCGCCCTGGCCGGCGGGGCGACCGTGATGGCCACCCCCAACACCTTCGTCGAGTTCTCCCGCCAGCGCGGCCTGGCCCCCGACGGCCGCTGCAAGCCCTTCGCCGCGACGGCGGACGGAACCGGCTGGGGCGAGGGCGCGGGCCTCGTCCTCCTGGAGCGCCTGTCGGACGCGCGCCGCAACGGGCACAAGGTCCTTGCCGTTCTGCGGGGTTCGGCCGTCAACCAGGACGGCGCCAGCAACGGGATGACCGCACCCAACGGCCCCTCACAGGAGCGCGTCATACGCGCCGCCCTGGCCGCGGCGGACCAGAGCCCCGAACTGATCGACGCGGTCGAGGCCCACGGCACGGGCACCACGCTCGGCGACCCCATCGAGGCCCAGGCCCTCCTGGCGACGTACGGGCAGGAGCGCGACGAGGACCGCCCGTTGTGGCTCGGCTCGGTGAAGTCCAACATCGGCCACACCCAGGCCGCCGCCGGCGTCGCCGGTGTGATCAAGATGGTGATGGCGCTCCGGCACGAGCTGCTGCCCGCCACCCTGCACGTGGACGAACCGACCCCGCACGTCGAATGGTCCTCCGGCGCCGTCCGGCTCCTGACCGAACCGGTTCCGTGGAAGCGCGGTGAGCGACCGCGCCGGGCCGGCGTGTCCTCCTTCGGTATTTCGGGGACGAACGCGCATGTGATCCTGGAGGAGGCACCGGCGGAGGTCCCCGACGAGGGCGCGCCGGAGCCCGTTCCGGGCGCGGTGGTGCCGTGGATCGTCTCCGGTCGCACCGCGAACGCCTTGCGGGAGCAGGCCCGGCGGCTGGGTGCCTTCGCGTCGGAGAGCTCCTCGCTGTTGGACGTGGGTTGGTCGCTGGCGACGTCGCGTGCGGCCTTCGAGCACCGGGCCGTGGTGGTGGGCCGGGACGTCGGTCAGGCGGTCGCGGGTCTTGAGGCGCTTGCGGCGGGCGAGGTGTCGGCGGATGTGGTGTCCGGGGTGGCCGGCTCTCCCGGTGCGGGTCCGGTGCTGGTGTTTCCGGGGCAGGGTTCGCAGTGGGTGGGCATGGGTGCCCGACTGCTCGATGAGTCACCGGTGTTCGCGGCTCGGATTGCCGAGTGTGAGCGGGCGTTGTCTCCGTATGTCGACTGGTCGTTGACGGAGGTGTTGTGCGGGAACGGTGAGGCGCTGTCGCGGGTGGAGGTGGTGCAGCCGGTTCTGTGGGCGGTGATGGTTTCTCTCGCCGCCGTGTGGGCCGAGTACGGGGTGAAGCCCGCTGCGGTGATCGGTCACTCCCAGGGGGAGATGGCTGCGGCGGTGGTGGCTGGTGCGTTGTCGTTGGAGGATGCGGCGCGGGTCGTCGCCGTGCGGAGTGATGCGCTAAGGCGGTTGGCCGGTCGGGGTGCGATGGCTTCCCTCGGCGTGGGCCGGGAACTTGCCGAAGAGTTCATCGACGGGCATGCGGGGGTCGGCATCGCTGCCGTGAACGGCCCGTCCTCCACGGTGGTTTCGGGTCCGCCGGAGCAGGTGGCGGCCGTGGTCGCGGAAGCTGAGGCGCAAGGTCATCGCGCCCGCCTGATCGATGTGGATTACGCCTCGCACGGCCCGCAGGTGGATGAGATCGCGGATCTGCTGGCCGAGCGTCTGGGCGGTGTCGAGCCCTTGGCCACCGACACTGCGTTCTACTCCACGGTCACCGCCGGCCGGATCGACACCGCCACTTTGACCTCCGGCTACTGGATCACGAACCTGCGGCAGCAGGTCCGTTTCGCCGACACCGTCGAAGCGCTGCTCGCCGACGGTTATCGCGTCTTCATCGAGGCCAGCCCGCACCCGGTGCTGAACCTGGGCATGGAGGAGACCATCGAGCAGGCGGACGTCACCGCCACGGTGGTACCCACCCTGCGCCGCGACCACGGCGACGCCGTCCAGCTCACGCATTCCGTGGCGCGCGCGTTCACGGCCGGCGCGGACGTCGACTGGCGGCGTTTCTTCCCCACCGACCCCGCCCCCCGTACCGTCGACCTGCCCACCTACGCCTTCCAGCACGACCACTACTGGCTGGAAGCCCCCTCACGGCTCACCGGTGATCCGGCCGACCTCGGCATGGCCTCCTCCGGCCACCCGTTCCTCGCCGCCAGTGTGGAACTCGCCGACTCCGACGGTTACTTGCTGACCGGGCGGCTCACCGGCGAGGTGTCCTCCTGGCTCGCGGAACACGTGGTGGGCGGGGCGGCGCTGGTGCCGGGCGCGGCGCTCGTGGAGTGGGCGCTGCGGGCCGGCGACGAGGCGGGATGCTCCGTGGTGGAGGAGTTGACGCTGCGGGCGCCGCTCGTCCTGCCCGCGTCGGGCGGCCTGTCCGTCCAGGTGGCCGTGGGTGCCGCCGACGAGCGGGGCCGGCGTGACGTGCGCGTCCACTCCCGCCCGGACCGGCCGGACTCAGGCGCCTGGGTGTGCCATGCGGTCGGTGTGCTGAGCCCCGAACCGGCGCTACCGTCCGGTGAACTGAAGGGACAGTGGCCCCCGGCCGACGCGGAAGTGGTGGACGTCGCGGACTTCTACACGCGGGCAGCGGAGGCCGGATACGGCTACGGCCCGGCGTTCCAGGGGGTACGGGCGCTGTGGCGGCAGGGTGGTGACCTGCTCGCCGAGGTCGAGCTTCCCGAAAAGGCCGGTGACGCGGGCGCGTTCGGTATTCATCCCGCACTCCTGGACGCCGCCCTGCACCCGCTGCTGCTCATCGACCGGCCCGAGGACGGGACGATGTGGCTGCCGTTCGCGTGGAGCGGCGTGTCGCTCCACGCCGAGCAGGCCACTCGCCTCCGCGTCCGACTGTCCCCGCGAGGGGAGTCCGCCGACCGGGACCTGCGGGTGACGCTCGCCGACGGCACCGGTGCGCCGGTTCTCGATGTGGAGTCCCTGACCTTGCGGGCGGCCGACCCCGCGCAGCTCTCGGCCGCCGCCCGCGGCGGCGTCGACGGTCTCTACGCCGTGGAATGGATGCCGCTTCCGGTGCCGGAGCGGGAAGCGCCGGACGGCTCCTCGTGGGTCGCGCTCGGTGAAGGCGTGGCTCTCGGCGATGCGGTGCGGTCCGGCGACGACGCGCCGTGGGCGGTGGTCGCTCCCGTCGAGGCCGACGGGGACGGCCTCGCGACGGCGGAGCGGGCGCTGTCGCTGGTCCAGGAGTTCCTGGCGGCGCCCGGGCTCGCCGATTCCCGGCTGCTGCTGGTGACGCGCGGTGCCGTGGCCACCGTCCCGGGCGCCGACGTCGACCCGGCGGCCGCTTCCGTCTGGGGGCTGGTCCGCAGCGCCCAGTCGGAGAACCCGGACCGCCTCGTCCTCGTCGACACCGACGGCGGGGACCTCCCGCAGGCGGCCTTGCGCCACCTCGTCGAGGACCGGGACGAGTCGCAACTCGCTCTGCGCGACGGTGCCGTCCTCGTCCCGAGGCTGGTTCCCGCGGGTGCTCCGGTGGAGCTCGTCCCGCCGGCCGGCGCCCCCGTCTGGCGGCTGGGCACCGCGGGCACCGCCACCGTCGAGAGCCTGTCGGTCGTCGAGGCGCCGGAGGCGCTCGCGCCGCTGGAGCCCGGCCAGGTGCGGATCTCGGTGCGGGCGGCGGGCATCAACTTCCGCGATGTCCTGATCGCCCTGGGCATGTACCCCGACAAGGGGACGTTCGCGGGCAGTGAGGGCGCCGGCTACGTCGTGGAGGTCGGCCCCGGCGTGACGGGTCTGGCCGTCGGTGACCGTGTGATGGGCCTGTTCGAGGGCGCCTTCGCACCGATGGCGATCGCGGACGCGCGGATGGTCGTGCCGGTGCCGGAAGGCTGGAGTCTCCAGGAGGCCGCGGCGGTGCCGGTGGTGTTCCTGACGGCCTGGTACGGCCTGGTGGACCTGGGCCGTCTCAAGGCGGGCGAATCGCTGCTCATCCACGCCGGCACCGGCGGTGTGGGCATGGCCGCCACCCAGATCGCCCGCCACCTGGGCGCCGAGGTGTACGCCACCGCGAGCCCCGCCAAGCACGCCGTGCTGGAGGAGATGGGCATCGACGCCGCCCACCGCGCCTCCTCTCGCGACCTCGACTTCGAGCACACCCTGCGGGAGGCCACCGGCGGGCGGGGCATGGACGTCGTACTCCACAGCCTGGCGGGCGAGTTCACCGACGCCTCCCTGCGGCTGCTCGCCGAGGGCGGGCGCATGGTCGACATGGGCAAGACCGACAAGCGCGACCCCGACCGGGTCGCCGCCGACCACGCGGGCGCCTGGTACCGGGCCTTCGACCTCGTACCGCACGCCGGGCCGGACCGGATCGGCGAGATGCTGGCGGAGATGGGCGAGCTGTTCGCCTCCGGGGTCCTGCGGCCGCTGCCCGTCACGGCATGGCCGCTCGGCCGGGCCCGCGAGGCGTTCCGGTTCATGAGCCAGGCCAAGCACACCGGCAAGCTGGCCCTGGAGATCCCGGCCGGCCTCGAACCCGAGGGCACGGTCCTGATCACCGGTGGCACGGGCGTACTCGGCGGGGCGGTGGCCGAACACCTCGTCCGCACCTGGGGCGTACGGCACCTGATCCTCGCGGGGCGGCGCGGCGCGGAAGCACCGGGCGCGACGGAACTCGTGGAGAAGTTGGGTGATCTGGGCGGTTCGGCGACCGTCGTCGCGGCCGACGTGAGCGACCCCGGGTCGGTGGCCGAGCTGATCGGCGCGGTCGATCCCGCCCACCCGCTCACCGGCGTCGTGCACGCGGCGGGCGTCCTGGACGACGCCGTCGTCACCGCGCAGACCCCCGAGAGCCTGGCCAGGGTGTGGGCCGGCAAGGCCGCCGCCGCACACCACCTGCACGAGGCGACGCGGCATCTAAGCCTCGGCCTGTTCGCCGTCTTCTCGTCCGCGGCGGCGACGCTCGGCAGCCCGGGTCAGGCCAACTACGCTGCGGCGAACGCCTATTGCGACGCACTGATCCAGCACCGCCGCGCCGCCGGGCTGCCCGGCCTGTCCGTCGGCTGGGGGCTCTGGGAGACCGCGAGCGACATGACCGGGCACCTCGGCGAGACGGACCTGGCGCGCATGAAGCGCACCGGTTTCACGCCCCTGACCACCGAGCGCGGTCTCGCCCTCCTCGACGCCGCCCGCGCCCACGGCAGCCCGCACCTCGTCGCCGTCGACCTCGACACGCGGACCGTCGCCGGCCGGCCGGCCGGGTCCCGGCCCGTCCTCCTGCGCGCCCTGGCCGCCACGGCGCCGGGCGGACGCGACCGCCGGCCCACCGCCGCCACCGGAGCGGCCTCCGGCGACGGCCTCGCAGACCGGCTCGCCGGCCTGCCGGCCCCCGAACGCCACCGTCTGCTGCTCGACATCGTCCGCGGCAACGTCGCCGGCGTGCTCGGCCACACCGACCGCGACACGATCCGCCCGGACACCTCGTTCAAGGAACTCGGCTTCGACTCCCTCACCGCCGTGGAACTGCGCAACCGGCTCTCGGCGGCCACCGGCCTGAAACTGCCCGCCACACTCGTCTTCGACTACCCGGAGAGCGCCGCCCTCGTCGACCACCTCCTGACCCTCCTGTCACCCGACGGCGCGCCCGCGCCCCTGAAGGACGCGGCCGACCCGGTCCTCAACGACCTCGGCCGGATCGAGTCGGGCCTGGACGCCCTGGCGCTGGACGACGAGGCGCGCGGCCGGATCACCCGGCGGCTCAACGCCCTGCTGACGAAGCTGAACGGCGGGGACCGCGCCACCACGGGCACGACGGAGCTGGACGCGCTCGACGGCGTGTCCGACGACGAGATGTTCGCGCTCATCGACCGGGAGCTGTGA